A single genomic interval of Streptomyces sp. BA2 harbors:
- a CDS encoding GntR family transcriptional regulator: MPGTGTGTDGSAVIRSTLRQQIADALRDEILGGRLEPGQEFTVKEIAEQYGVSATPVREALVNLAAQGLLDADQHRGYRVHEHSLADYRGMLEARGLVADGIFRDLVKKATPLGPKGQKEASAALVSVRRRGEEAARAACAGDLNVLIGYDLRFWRELSALFGNPYLSDFLHRIRVQAWVCAVTYLRRAVERGGGDLRGTLWARHTELVDALAHRDPKAAHAIVEEYNAHSLALIERLAAA, encoded by the coding sequence ATGCCCGGCACCGGCACCGGCACCGACGGCTCCGCCGTCATCCGCAGCACTCTGCGCCAGCAGATCGCCGACGCGCTGCGTGACGAGATCCTCGGCGGCCGTCTGGAGCCGGGCCAGGAGTTCACGGTCAAGGAGATCGCCGAGCAGTACGGCGTCTCCGCGACCCCGGTCCGAGAGGCCCTGGTGAACCTCGCCGCGCAAGGCCTCCTCGACGCCGACCAGCACCGCGGCTACCGCGTCCACGAGCACTCCCTCGCCGACTACCGAGGCATGCTGGAGGCCCGCGGCCTCGTCGCCGACGGAATCTTCCGCGACCTCGTGAAGAAGGCCACCCCGCTGGGGCCCAAGGGCCAGAAGGAAGCCTCCGCCGCGCTCGTCTCCGTACGCCGCCGTGGCGAGGAAGCCGCACGCGCCGCCTGCGCGGGCGACCTGAACGTCCTCATCGGCTACGACCTCCGCTTCTGGCGCGAGCTCAGCGCCCTCTTCGGCAACCCCTACCTCTCGGACTTCCTGCACCGCATCCGCGTCCAGGCCTGGGTCTGCGCCGTCACCTACCTCCGCCGCGCCGTCGAACGCGGCGGCGGAGACCTGCGCGGCACCCTCTGGGCCCGGCACACCGAGCTCGTCGACGCCCTCGCGCACCGCGACCCCAAGGCCGCGCACGCGATCGTCGAGGAGTACAACGCGCACTCCCTCGCCCTCATCGAGCGGCTGGCCGCTGCATGA
- a CDS encoding dolichyl-phosphate beta-glucosyltransferase, which yields MSVDLTVVVPAYNEERRLAPTLAAIREYLEDGSDGGGSDGGDADGGDRTRWELIVVDDGSTDGTLDIAADAEAADPRVRLIHSSRNLGKGHALRLGVLASHGDRVLITDADLATPIEELECLDKALTDGHAAAIGSRARPGATIESHQHRLRELLGRTGNFLIRTVAVPGVRDTQCGFKLFDGDRAREAFAASRLRGWGIDVEILQYFRRSGWPVAEVPVRWAHQEGSKVRPFDYVKVLAELTALKARAVRPKDLLVAALFLAMAVTLYSGRWISPGDRYLPDSLQDQNQWEWFFAVTADNVRHLQNPLFTTLQNQPDGVNLMANTVMLGLSVPFAPVTWLFGPAVALNAAMTLGLAVTAVAWYWLIRRRLVRHRGAAAVGAALAAFAPPMISHAHAHPNFMVLFMIPLIIDRALRLCEGVREKVVRDGVVLGLFTTYQIFLGEEPLLLAAVGMLLFAAAYGVVRRDVARAALRPLARGLGVAVAVTLPLVAFPLYWQFFGPQSYTSVLHGDNAGNSPLALISFAERSLAGNAETADALSLNPTEQNAFYGWPLVALAFAIVVRLWERAVVKALACTVLAAAFLSMGPKFRIPLTDIVLPGPWAPLSHAPLFESVIESRVAMVCAPALGMLVALALAGLLTSARRMTATRYAGVAAVALALLPIVPAPLKAVERGEAPAFIADGTWRKYLGEGESLVPVPLPDPAGAEALHWQTTADLGFSLPGGYFNGPWGPDRVGIYGASPRNTSNLLRDVRSSGRAPQITDAWRRAARADLAYWNAGVLVLAPQPHDAELRVTVEELLDRPGKWVDGVWIWDLHKGS from the coding sequence ATGAGCGTGGATCTGACCGTCGTCGTCCCCGCCTACAACGAGGAGCGGCGCCTGGCTCCCACGCTCGCCGCGATACGGGAGTACCTGGAGGACGGTTCCGACGGGGGAGGTTCCGACGGGGGAGACGCCGACGGAGGAGACCGCACCCGGTGGGAGCTGATCGTCGTGGACGACGGCTCCACCGACGGCACCCTCGACATCGCCGCCGACGCCGAGGCCGCCGACCCCCGAGTCCGGCTCATCCACTCCAGCCGCAACCTCGGCAAGGGCCACGCCCTGCGCCTGGGCGTCCTCGCCTCGCACGGCGACCGCGTCCTGATCACCGACGCCGATCTGGCCACCCCCATCGAGGAGCTGGAGTGCCTCGACAAGGCGCTCACCGACGGCCACGCGGCAGCGATCGGCTCCCGCGCCCGCCCCGGCGCGACGATCGAGAGCCACCAGCACCGCCTGCGCGAACTCCTCGGCCGTACCGGCAATTTCCTGATACGGACGGTCGCCGTCCCCGGAGTCCGCGACACCCAGTGCGGCTTCAAGCTCTTCGACGGCGACCGTGCCCGTGAGGCCTTCGCCGCGTCGCGCCTGCGCGGCTGGGGGATCGACGTCGAGATACTGCAGTACTTCCGCCGCTCCGGCTGGCCGGTCGCCGAGGTGCCGGTGCGCTGGGCGCATCAGGAGGGCTCGAAGGTCCGCCCGTTCGACTACGTGAAGGTCCTCGCCGAACTGACCGCGCTCAAGGCCCGCGCCGTCCGCCCGAAGGATCTGCTCGTCGCGGCGCTCTTCCTGGCCATGGCGGTCACGCTCTACTCGGGCCGCTGGATCTCACCCGGCGACCGCTATCTCCCGGACTCGCTCCAGGACCAGAACCAGTGGGAGTGGTTCTTCGCGGTGACGGCGGACAACGTCCGCCACCTCCAGAACCCCCTCTTCACGACCCTCCAGAACCAACCCGACGGCGTGAACCTCATGGCCAACACGGTCATGCTCGGCCTCTCCGTCCCCTTCGCCCCCGTGACCTGGCTCTTCGGCCCGGCGGTCGCCCTGAACGCGGCGATGACGCTGGGCCTGGCCGTGACAGCGGTCGCCTGGTACTGGTTGATCCGCAGGCGTCTCGTACGGCACCGGGGCGCGGCAGCCGTCGGCGCGGCACTGGCCGCCTTCGCGCCACCGATGATCAGCCACGCGCACGCGCACCCGAATTTCATGGTCCTGTTCATGATCCCGCTGATCATCGACAGGGCGCTGCGGCTCTGCGAGGGCGTACGCGAAAAAGTCGTACGCGACGGAGTCGTCCTCGGCCTTTTCACCACGTACCAGATCTTCCTCGGCGAGGAGCCGCTGCTGCTCGCGGCGGTGGGCATGCTGCTGTTCGCGGCGGCGTACGGAGTGGTGCGAAGGGACGTGGCAAGGGCGGCGCTGCGCCCCTTGGCGCGCGGCCTCGGGGTGGCCGTGGCGGTGACGCTCCCGCTGGTCGCCTTCCCGCTCTACTGGCAGTTCTTCGGGCCGCAGAGCTACACGAGCGTGCTGCACGGCGACAACGCGGGCAACAGTCCGCTCGCGCTCATCTCCTTCGCGGAACGCTCGCTCGCGGGCAACGCGGAGACCGCCGACGCCCTCTCCCTGAACCCCACCGAGCAGAACGCGTTCTACGGCTGGCCCCTGGTGGCGCTGGCCTTCGCGATCGTCGTACGTCTCTGGGAGCGGGCGGTGGTGAAGGCGCTGGCCTGCACGGTCCTCGCGGCGGCCTTCCTCTCGATGGGCCCGAAGTTCCGCATTCCGCTGACGGACATCGTGCTGCCCGGCCCCTGGGCTCCCCTTTCGCACGCCCCCCTCTTCGAGTCGGTCATCGAGTCGCGGGTGGCGATGGTGTGCGCCCCGGCGCTCGGCATGCTGGTGGCGCTCGCGCTGGCCGGCCTCCTCACCTCAGCGCGCCGGATGACGGCCACGCGGTACGCGGGCGTGGCCGCGGTCGCCCTCGCGCTCCTGCCGATCGTGCCGGCGCCGCTGAAGGCGGTGGAGCGGGGGGAGGCCCCGGCGTTCATCGCCGACGGGACCTGGCGGAAATACCTGGGGGAGGGCGAGTCCCTCGTACCGGTACCGCTGCCGGACCCGGCGGGCGCGGAGGCGCTGCACTGGCAGACCACGGCAGACCTGGGCTTCAGTCTGCCCGGCGGCTACTTCAACGGGCCGTGGGGCCCGGACCGCGTGGGCATCTACGGAGCCTCGCCCCGCAACACGTCGAACCTCCTGCGGGACGTCCGCTCGTCGGGCCGCGCCCCGCAGATCACGGACGCGTGGCGCAGGGCGGCGCGTGCGGACCTGGCGTACTGGAACGCGGGGGTACTGGTCCTCGCCCCACAACCGCACGACGCGGAACTGCGGGTGACGGTGGAGGAACTCCTTGACCGCCCCGGAAAGTGGGTAGACGGGGTGTGGATCTGGGATCTGCACAAGGGAAGCTAG